In Erigeron canadensis isolate Cc75 chromosome 1, C_canadensis_v1, whole genome shotgun sequence, a single window of DNA contains:
- the LOC122600832 gene encoding eukaryotic translation initiation factor 5A: protein MSDEEHHFESGADAGASKTFPQQAGAIRKGGYIVIKNRACKVVEVSTSKTGKHGHAKCHFVALDIFNGKKLEDIVPSSHNCDVPNVSRTDYQLIDISEDDYVSLLTESGGTKDDLKLPTDDALLKQIKDGFEEGKDLVVTVMSAMGEEQICAIKDIGPK from the exons atgtcGGACGAAGAGCATCACTTCGAGTCAGGGGCAGATGCCGGCGCATCAAAAACTTTCCCACAGCAAGCTGGTGCTATCAGGAAGGGTGGTTACATCGTTATTAAGAATCGTGCTTgcaag GTTGTGGAAGTGTCAACATCAAAGACTGGCAAGCATGGTCACGCCAAATGTCATTTCGTTGCACTTGATATCTTCAATGGAAAGAAACTTGaggatattgttccttcttcgCACAATTGCGAT GTTCCAAATGTTAGCCGTACTGACTACCAGCTCATTGATATTTCTGAGGATGATTAT GTGAGTCTATTGACTGAGAGTGGTGGTACCAAGGATGACCTCAAGCTTCCAACTGATGACGCTCTACTCAAGCAG ATTAAGGATGGTTTTGAGGAAGGAAAGGACCTTGTTGTGACAGTCATGTCTGCCATGGGTGAAGAGCAAATCTGTGCCATCAAGGATATTGGTCCCAAGTAA
- the LOC122606880 gene encoding isopentenyl phosphate kinase yields the protein MEKKEEEIKLKSPIRCIVKLGGAAITCKNDFEKINEDDLITVSSQLREAMIMSKSFSPGPVLEMDWSKRPGISETLSRVDDFAGQQVLHYHNFVVIHGAGSFGHFQASKSGVHKGGLNQPLVKAGFVATRISVTSLNLEIVRALAREGIPSVAMSPFSCGWSTRQRNIVSADVSNVVEALDSGFVPVLHGDAVLDESLGCTILSGDVIISHLAAHLRPQFVVFLTDVSGVYDRPPSEPNAILLREIAVREDGSWSVVKPTFEGTKQVEISVASHDTTGGMVTKISEAALIAKLGIDVYIVKAATKHSLTALSGKLREEIPEDWLGTIIRYVS from the exons ATggaaaagaaggaggaggaaaTCAAACTTAAATCCCCAATCCGTTGCATCGTCAAACTCG GAGGTGCTGCAATTACATGCAAAAATGACTTTGAAAAGATCAATGAAGACGACCTCATTACAGTTTCTTCACAATTGCGGGAGGCAATGATCATGTCTAAATCTTTTTCACCTGGGCCCGTACTTGAGATGGACTGGAGCAAAAGACCTGGAATTTCAGAAACTCTAAGTAGAGTTGATGATTTTGCGGGACAGCAGGTTTTACATTACCACAATTTCGTTGTTATTCATGGCGCGG GTTCTTTTGGTCACTTTCAAGCTAGCAAATCCGGTGTTCATAAAGGGGGGCTAAATCAACCTCTTGTGAAAGCAGGTTTTGTTGCCACTCGTATTTCG GTAACTTCGCTCAATCTTGAAATAGTTAGAGCTCTTGCAAGAG AGGGTATTCCGTCAGTTGCAATGTCTCCATTTTCATGTGGATGGTCAACCCGTCAAAGAAAT ATAGTTTCTGCTGATGTGTCGAATGTGGTTGAGGCTCTTGACTCTGGTTTTGTTCCA GTTCTGCACGGTGATGCTGTTCTTGATGAATCACTG GGTTGCACTATATTAAGTGGAGATGTAATCATAAGCCATCTGGCAGCCCACCTGAGGCCTCAATTCGTTGTTTTCCTT ACAGATGTTTCTGGAGTATATGATCGTCCTCCCTCAGAACCTAATGCCATACTCCTCAGGGAGATTG CTGTACGTGAAGATGGCAGCTGGTCCGTTGTAAAACCAACATTTGAAGGCACTAAGCAAG TTGAGATTAGTGTAGCATCCCATGATACAACAGGGGGGATGGTAACTAAAATATCTGAAGCCGCATTGATTGCTAAACTTGGGATTGATGTGTATATTGTGAAG GCAGCAACGAAACACTCGTTGACAGCCCTAAGCGGCAAATTGAGAGAGGAAATCCCAGAAGATTGGCTTGGAACAATTATCCGTTATGTTTCATAA
- the LOC122592753 gene encoding uncharacterized protein LOC122592753, protein MADINPIADINQQNNEDFNDNSSDHSFYPTQISKLDFGDPLYLHASDTSGTPLINFKLKGTENYKVWACAMTLALETKNKVGFIDGSVVKNEEDEILSKQWDRCNSVVLSWILSSLNEEVYMSQIFSKHANLVWEELKETYDKVDGSIIFNLHHSIHSLTQNGTPLSEYYHKLNSLWKQYDALVHLPTCVCNATKEIKSHTQVMKLMQFLMGLDDEYIPIRSTLLTREPLPTVKVAFAIMSREESHRGTTVRDSRQKPQASAFVSKSFETKRPFSRPTFNKGSNSEMKCTKCNRTGHTIDKCFEIHGVPSHYNNPNFKRNSGVHQNTSRYTIPQNRFFNEQNRFSSDTYGNRRFSNNSMVPETVQPNFNSPSSSSQIINPSSMQFTPDQFSQILSLLNERNGSQKTQANMAGTIQNSNHFFNQNFNRFYCATVHIKHDKESLGWVVDYGANSHMVCTENDLIDPIDITSLNLTVGHPNGTNAKIIKIGNLKISDEITIFDALFVPEYCVNLLSVHKLAKDSKLFIGFDEDKCYIQDLRTKKVLGTGSESGCLYLFDSHRKGRSFVLSNNTLGNTCSTNIWHNRLGHPADQVLNVLKLKLDNSSPCEVCLKAKHVREPFPLSDHTSKAIGDLVHIDLWGPYRVTSREGYKLFLTIVDDFSRAVWVYILKTKAETFDNLMNFYNLLHTQFNVRVLGLKELNLSKKDCICQAGYS, encoded by the exons ATGGCTGATATTAATCCTATTGCTGatataaatcaacaaaataatGAAGACTTCAATGATAATTCCAGTGACCACTCTTTTTACCCAACACAAATAAGTAAACTTGATTTTGGTGACCCCTTGTATCTTCATGCAAGTGACACCTCTGGAACACCCCTTATCAACTTTAAACTTAAAGGGACTGAGAATTACAAGGTTTGGGCTTGTGCTATGACTTTAGCTcttgaaacaaaaaacaaagttggttttatTGATGGTTCTGTTGTTAAAAATGAGGAAGATGAAATTTTGTCAAAACAGTGGGACAGGTGCAACTCTGTTGTCCTATCTTGGATCTTAAGTTCTCTTAATGAAGAAGTGTATATGagtcaaattttttcaaaacatgCTAATCTGGTATGGGAAGAACTAAAAGAGACCTATGACAAAGTTGATGGCTCCATAATTTTTAACCTTCATCACAGTATTCACTCTCTAACTCAAAATGGAACACCCTTGTCtgaatattatcataaactGAACTCTCTTTGGAAACAATATGATGCCTTGGTACATCTGCCTACTTGTGTTTGTAATGCTACTAAGGAAATTAAAAGTCATACTCAGGTTATGAAACTCATGCAGTTTCTGATGGGATTGGATGATGAATACATTCCCATAAGGAGCACTTTGTTGACCAGAGAACCTTTACCCACTGTAAAAGTTGCCTTTGCCATTATGTCTAGGGAAGAGTCTCACAGAGGAACCACTGTGAGAGACTCCAGGCAGAAACCACAGGCCTCTGCCTTTGTGTCAAAAAGTTTTGAAACCAAAAGACCCTTCTCTAGACCCACCTTCAACAAGGGTTCAAATTCTGAAATGAAATGCACTAAATGTAACAGAACTGGTCATACTATTGACAAATGCTTTGAAATTCATGGTGTTCCTTCACATTACAACAACCCTAATTTTAAaagaaactctggtgtgcatcaAAACACTTCTAGATATACCATTCCTCAAAACAGATTTTTTAATGAGCAAAACAGATTTTCTAGTGACACTTATGGCAATAGAAGGTTCTCTAATAACAGCATGGTTCCTGAAACTGTTCAACCTAATTTCAATTCTCCTTCTTCCTCTTCTCAAATTATCAATCCTTCTTCTATGCAATTTACCCCTGATCAGTTTTCTCAAATCCTGAGTCTCCTTAATGAAAGGAATGGATCTCAAAAGACTCAAGCCAATATGGCAGGTACTATTCAAAACTCAAATCATTTTTTCAATCAAAATTTCAATAGGTTCTATTGTGCTACTGTCCATATAAAACATGACAAGGAATCTCTGGGTTGGGTTGTAGATTATGGTGCAAATTCACACATGGTGTGCACTGAAAATGATTTAATTGATCCCATTGACATTACCAGTCTCAACCTTACTGTTGGACACCCAAATGGAACCAATGCTAAGATCATAAAAATTGGGAATCTTAAAATTTCAGATGAAATTACTATCTTTGATGCTCTGTTTGTACCTGAATATTGTGTAAACTTGTTATCTGTTCATAAATTAGCTAAAGATAGTAAGTTATTCATTGGATTTGATGAGGATAAGTGTTATATACAGGATTTGAGAACAAAGAAAGTCCTGGGGACTGGTAGTGAGAGTGGTTGCCTTTATCTATTTGATTCACATAGAAAAGGTAGGAGTTTTGTGCTTAGCAATAATACTTTAGGCAATACTTGTTCTACTAATATTTGGCATAATAGACTTGGTCATCCTGCTGATCAAGTCCTGAATGTTTTAAAGTTAAAACTGGATAACTCTTCACCTTGTGAAGTCTGTCTTAAAGCCAAACATGTGAGGGAACCCTTTCCCTTAAGTGACCACACTAGCAAAGCTATTGGTGATCTTGTGCACATTGACCTTTGGGGACCATATAGGGTCACTAGTAGAGAAGGATACAAACTGTTTTTGACCATTGTTGATGACTTTTCCAGGGCAGTATGGGTCTATATACTTAAAACTAAAGCTGAAACATTTGATAACCTTATGAATTTTTACAACTTGCTTCACACTCAATTTAATGTAAGG GTACTTGGACTAAAGGAGCTAAACTTATCAAAGAAGGACTGTATATGTCAAGCTGGATATTCCTGA
- the LOC122600914 gene encoding disease resistance protein Roq1-like isoform X1: protein MADLSSSSSSSSDSSFQSWTYDVFLSFRGEDTRDTFVHNLYSALEELHINTYKDDRAIPPGETIGSSLCEAISESSISVIVFSENYADSSWCLDELEYIMKCKHERGIIVMPIFYHVDPSEVRQQTGKYGDALVKHMSRNNSKIEEWRNALVGASNISGWVIKHNGHEAKGIQEIVDAISSRLIPTSISYSNEDLIGIETRLQDLKSKLEIESGGVRIVGIWGVGGGGKTTLANSVYKEISNKFVGCCFLENIREESKHGLERLQEKVICAVLKQRHIKVDGVEEGRQMIMNRLCHRKVLIVLDDVDHVDHLKALAGSHSWFGEGSRIVITTRDEHLLNVHKVNAIHSIRLLNNDEGIKLFRKHAPQNHRRPIKDYGLLSKKLVSYAGGLPLALVVLSSFLSDKDTNEWVSALARLKEIPETDILGKLKISFDGLKPVERELFLDIACFFRGEKKTDAMESLDSCGFYPVIGVKVLIQKALITISDGKFDMHDLIQEMGHYIVRGEKISKNPEEHSRVWQVDEVDNICSMDLTTELDKIEAIRIISDMSDSDTLPDSNHHVVSKMKNLRWIDWKGHQANSLPTNFPQRKLCCLIMSSGQQKQLWNGNKNLPNLKMIKLHGLTNLIMTPDFRGLPNLERFIVHNSPCLEEIDSSIERSKALAFLLITRCDHLKTIPSISGIKKLKTLSLSKCGKLSKSRNEVASLSQYVTSFLFRSGINHEGLQFISKSLTKLVLSSCHLGDEDIISSNVWDLSNLQELDLSLNDFTRLSFDLLQLPRLKWLDVSLCNRLVELLELPSSIAVLRADYCYSLDTLGNISNCKWLWKVSFFGKNKLDPAVDKLILDSMLQGNAVKHHFMSLALEHRVLKLYEESVVDESKCILWVPDNWCNDFSGFLIHCVIEHQEPNVTIIIEQEVVQLDKEEGNHQNESSVSRHPPTYIGYISFTSLRHTTWWNPAFSVISFSLGGTKFEVELVPKTGKGSHYVETTEDTTSDCSEFWDGEREDRKTFTIQHDSKTSINLLWCPC from the exons ATGGCAGATTTATCATCATCTTCTAGCTCATCTTCCGACTCCTCTTTTCAATCATGGACCTATGACGTTTTTCTTAGTTTTAGAGGGGAAGATACTCGCGACACTTTTGTGCATAATCTCTACTCGGCTCTTGAAGaactacatataaatacttacAAGGACGACAGAGCAATTCCACCAGGCGAAACCATTGGTTCATCACTGTGTGAAGCTATTAGCGAATCAAGTATTTCTGTCATTGTATTCTCAGAAAACTATGCTGATTCTTCGTGGTGCTTGGACGAGCTTGAATATATTATGAAATGTAAGCATGAGAGAGGGATCATAGTTATGCCAATATTCTATCATGTTGATCCATCAGAAGTGCGACAACAAACAGGGAAATATGGAGATGCATTAGTCAAACATATGTCCCGAAACAACAGCAAAATTGAAGAATGGAGGAATGCACTTGTAGGTGCAAGTAATATTTCTGGATGGGTAATAAAGCACAATGG GCATGAAGCAAAAGGCATCCAAGAAATTGTTGATGCAATTTCAAGTAGATTGATTCCCACGTCAATCTCATATAGCAATGAAGACCTCATCGGGATAGAGACCCGTTTACAAGATTTGAAATCAAAGTTAGAAATTGAGTCCGGAGGTGTTCGCATAGTTGGAATATGGGGAGTTGGGGGTGGTGGTAAGACTACTCTTGCAAATTCTGTTTATAAAGAAATCTCCAACAAGTTTGTTGGTTGCTGCTTCTTAGAGAATATTCGTGAGGAATCAAAGCATGGTTTGGAGagacttcaagaaaaagttataTGTGCCGTTTTGAAACAAAGGCACATAAAAGTAGATGGAGTTGAGGAAGGAAGACAGATGATAATGAATAGGTTATGTCATAGAAAAGTCTTGATTGTCCTTGATGATGTTGATCACGTTGACCACCTAAAGGCTTTAGCCGGATCGCATAGTTGGTTTGGTGAAGGGAGTAGAATAGTAATCACAACCAGAGATGAGCATTTACTAAATGTACACAAAGTAAATGCAATTCACAGTATTAGATTGTTGAATAATGATGAAGGAATTAAGCTCTTTCGCAAACATGCACCTCAGAATCACCGACGTCCTATAAAAGATTATGGGTTACTTTCAAAAAAATTGGTTTCTTATGCTGGTGGACTCCCTTTAGCGCTCGTAGTTCTAAGTTCTTTTCTTTCTGACAAAGACACGAATGAGTGGGTAAGTGCCTTAGCCCGGCTAAAAGAGATCCCTGAAACCGATATTTTAGGAAAGTTGAAAATAAGTTTTGATGGGCTTAAACCAGTAGAGAGAGAGTTGTTTCTAGATATTGCATGTTTTTTTAGGGGAGAAAAGAAAACTGATGCAATGGAGTCACTTGATTCTTGTGGTTTTTATCCGGTTATAGGAGTAAAAGTGCTGATACAAAAGGCTCTCATTACCATATCAGATGGAAAGTTTGATATGCATGATTTGATACAAGAAATGGGACACTACATTGTTAGAGGAGAAAAAATCAGTAAGAATCCTGAAGAGCATAGTAGAGTTTGGCAAGTGGATGAAGTTGACAACATATGTTCTATGGATTTAACAACG GAACTTGACAAGATTGAAGCGATAAGAATTATTTCCGATATGTCTGACTCTGATACATTGCCAGACAGTAATCATCATGTTGTTTCAAAGATGAAAAATCTTAGGTGGATTGATTGGAAAGGTCATCAAGCAAATTCCTTACCCACAAATTTTCCACAAAGGAAGCTTTGTTGTCTAATCATGAGTAGCGGCCAACAAAAACAACTTTGGAATGGCAATAAG AATCTACCAAATTTGAAGATGATCAAACTTCATGGATTAACCAACCTAATCATGACACCAGATTTTCGTGGACTTCCAAATCTTGAAAGATTTATTGTTCATAATTCTCCGTGTTTAGAAGAGATTGATTCGTCAATTGAACGCTCAAAAGCACTTGCTTTCTTACTTATTACACGTTGTGATCATTTAAAGACGATTCCATCCATTTCCGGGATAAAGAAACTTAAGACTCTTTCGCTATCAAAGTGTGGCAAACTTTCCAAGAGTCGGAATGAAGTTGCATCGTTATCACAATATGTAACAAGCTTTTTATTTCGCAGTGGCATAAACCATGAAGGGTTACAATTTATTAGCAAAAGCTTAACAAAGTTGGTTCTTAGCAGTTGCCATTTGGGAGATGAAGATATAATTAGCTCTAATGTATGGGATTTATCCAACCTGCAAGAACTAGATCTATCACTAAATGACTTTACAAGGCTAAGTTTTGACCTCTTGCAACTTCCACGGCTTAAATGGCTTGATGTTTCACTTTGCAACCGTCTCGTGGAGCTGTTAGAGCTCCCATCCAGCATCGCGGTTCTTAGAGCTGATTATTGTTACTCACTTGATACTCTTGGAAATATTTCAAATTGCAAATGGTTATGGAAAGTCTCATTTTTTGGCAAGAATAAACTAGACCCTGCTGTTGATAAATTAATCCTGGATTCCATGCTACAG GGAAATGCGGTCAAACATCATTTTATGAGTCTAGCTCTTGAACACCGAGTTCTAAAGCTGTATGAAGAGAGCGTCGTTGATGAAAGTAAATGTATATTGTGGGTTCCAGATAATTGGTGCAATGACTTTTCCGGGTTCTTAATACATTGTGTTATTGAGCATCAGGAACCCAACGTTACGATCATTATCGAGCAGGAAGTGGTGCAGCTAGACAAGGAAGAGGGTAATCATCAAAACGAGTCATCAGTGAGTCGACATCCTCCAACATATATAGGATATATTTCCTTCACTTCATTGAGGCACACCACATGGTGGAATCCAGCATTCAGTGTGATTTCCTTTTCCTTAGGCGGTACTAAGTTTGAAGTCGAACTCGTTCCTAAGACAGGTAAAGGTAGTCATTACGTTGAAACAACAGAAGACACGACATCGGATTGCTCAGAATTTTGGGACGGGGAACGAGAAGATAGAAAAACGTTTACGATTCAACATGATTCGAAAACCTCTATCAACCTCTTGTGGTGCCCATGCTGA
- the LOC122600914 gene encoding disease resistance protein Roq1-like isoform X2, translating into MASLRSSSQTWNHDVFLSFRGEDTRKTFVDHLYTALVQQGFRTYKDDETLPRGESIVPALLKAIRESNISVIVFSEHYADSPWCLDELEYIMKCKDDRGIIVMPIFYHVDPSEVANQKGKFGEAFVKHMSENNKKVEDWRKALEGACDISGWEIKHIANGHEAKGIQEIVDAISSRLIPTSISYSNEDLIGIETRLQDLKSKLEIESGGVRIVGIWGVGGGGKTTLANSVYKEISNKFVGCCFLENIREESKHGLERLQEKVICAVLKQRHIKVDGVEEGRQMIMNRLCHRKVLIVLDDVDHVDHLKALAGSHSWFGEGSRIVITTRDEHLLNVHKVNAIHSIRLLNNDEGIKLFRKHAPQNHRRPIKDYGLLSKKLVSYAGGLPLALVVLSSFLSDKDTNEWVSALARLKEIPETDILGKLKISFDGLKPVERELFLDIACFFRGEKKTDAMESLDSCGFYPVIGVKVLIQKALITISDGKFDMHDLIQEMGHYIVRGEKISKNPEEHSRVWQVDEVDNICSMDLTTELDKIEAIRIISDMSDSDTLPDSNHHVVSKMKNLRWIDWKGHQANSLPTNFPQRKLCCLIMSSGQQKQLWNGNKNLPNLKMIKLHGLTNLIMTPDFRGLPNLERFIVHNSPCLEEIDSSIERSKALAFLLITRCDHLKTIPSISGIKKLKTLSLSKCGKLSKSRNEVASLSQYVTSFLFRSGINHEGLQFISKSLTKLVLSSCHLGDEDIISSNVWDLSNLQELDLSLNDFTRLSFDLLQLPRLKWLDVSLCNRLVELLELPSSIAVLRADYCYSLDTLGNISNCKWLWKVSFFGKNKLDPAVDKLILDSMLQGNAVKHHFMSLALEHRVLKLYEESVVDESKCILWVPDNWCNDFSGFLIHCVIEHQEPNVTIIIEQEVVQLDKEEGNHQNESSVSRHPPTYIGYISFTSLRHTTWWNPAFSVISFSLGGTKFEVELVPKTGKGSHYVETTEDTTSDCSEFWDGEREDRKTFTIQHDSKTSINLLWCPC; encoded by the exons ATGGCTTCATTAAGGTCCTCTTCTCAAACATGGAATCACGATGTGTTTCTTAGTTTTAGAGGAGAAGACACTCGCAAGACGTTTGTAGATCATCTCTATACGGCTCTTGTGCAACAAGGATTCCGCACTTACAAGGACGATGAAACACTTCCTCGGGGAGAATCCATCGTTCCAGCCCTCTTGAAAGCTATTAGAGAATCGAATATTTCTGTCATTGTATTCTCGGAACACTATGCTGATTCTCCGTGGTGCTTGGACGAGCTTGAATATATAATGAAATGCAAGGATGATAGAGGGATCATTGTTATGCCAATATTCTATCATGTCGATCCATCAGAAGTGGCAAATCAGAAAGGGAAATTTGGAGAAGCATTTGTCAAACATATGTCCGAAAACAACAAGAAAGTTGAAGATTGGAGAAAAGCACTTGAAGGTGCATGTGATATTTCTGGATGGGAAATAAAGCACATTGCCAATGG GCATGAAGCAAAAGGCATCCAAGAAATTGTTGATGCAATTTCAAGTAGATTGATTCCCACGTCAATCTCATATAGCAATGAAGACCTCATCGGGATAGAGACCCGTTTACAAGATTTGAAATCAAAGTTAGAAATTGAGTCCGGAGGTGTTCGCATAGTTGGAATATGGGGAGTTGGGGGTGGTGGTAAGACTACTCTTGCAAATTCTGTTTATAAAGAAATCTCCAACAAGTTTGTTGGTTGCTGCTTCTTAGAGAATATTCGTGAGGAATCAAAGCATGGTTTGGAGagacttcaagaaaaagttataTGTGCCGTTTTGAAACAAAGGCACATAAAAGTAGATGGAGTTGAGGAAGGAAGACAGATGATAATGAATAGGTTATGTCATAGAAAAGTCTTGATTGTCCTTGATGATGTTGATCACGTTGACCACCTAAAGGCTTTAGCCGGATCGCATAGTTGGTTTGGTGAAGGGAGTAGAATAGTAATCACAACCAGAGATGAGCATTTACTAAATGTACACAAAGTAAATGCAATTCACAGTATTAGATTGTTGAATAATGATGAAGGAATTAAGCTCTTTCGCAAACATGCACCTCAGAATCACCGACGTCCTATAAAAGATTATGGGTTACTTTCAAAAAAATTGGTTTCTTATGCTGGTGGACTCCCTTTAGCGCTCGTAGTTCTAAGTTCTTTTCTTTCTGACAAAGACACGAATGAGTGGGTAAGTGCCTTAGCCCGGCTAAAAGAGATCCCTGAAACCGATATTTTAGGAAAGTTGAAAATAAGTTTTGATGGGCTTAAACCAGTAGAGAGAGAGTTGTTTCTAGATATTGCATGTTTTTTTAGGGGAGAAAAGAAAACTGATGCAATGGAGTCACTTGATTCTTGTGGTTTTTATCCGGTTATAGGAGTAAAAGTGCTGATACAAAAGGCTCTCATTACCATATCAGATGGAAAGTTTGATATGCATGATTTGATACAAGAAATGGGACACTACATTGTTAGAGGAGAAAAAATCAGTAAGAATCCTGAAGAGCATAGTAGAGTTTGGCAAGTGGATGAAGTTGACAACATATGTTCTATGGATTTAACAACG GAACTTGACAAGATTGAAGCGATAAGAATTATTTCCGATATGTCTGACTCTGATACATTGCCAGACAGTAATCATCATGTTGTTTCAAAGATGAAAAATCTTAGGTGGATTGATTGGAAAGGTCATCAAGCAAATTCCTTACCCACAAATTTTCCACAAAGGAAGCTTTGTTGTCTAATCATGAGTAGCGGCCAACAAAAACAACTTTGGAATGGCAATAAG AATCTACCAAATTTGAAGATGATCAAACTTCATGGATTAACCAACCTAATCATGACACCAGATTTTCGTGGACTTCCAAATCTTGAAAGATTTATTGTTCATAATTCTCCGTGTTTAGAAGAGATTGATTCGTCAATTGAACGCTCAAAAGCACTTGCTTTCTTACTTATTACACGTTGTGATCATTTAAAGACGATTCCATCCATTTCCGGGATAAAGAAACTTAAGACTCTTTCGCTATCAAAGTGTGGCAAACTTTCCAAGAGTCGGAATGAAGTTGCATCGTTATCACAATATGTAACAAGCTTTTTATTTCGCAGTGGCATAAACCATGAAGGGTTACAATTTATTAGCAAAAGCTTAACAAAGTTGGTTCTTAGCAGTTGCCATTTGGGAGATGAAGATATAATTAGCTCTAATGTATGGGATTTATCCAACCTGCAAGAACTAGATCTATCACTAAATGACTTTACAAGGCTAAGTTTTGACCTCTTGCAACTTCCACGGCTTAAATGGCTTGATGTTTCACTTTGCAACCGTCTCGTGGAGCTGTTAGAGCTCCCATCCAGCATCGCGGTTCTTAGAGCTGATTATTGTTACTCACTTGATACTCTTGGAAATATTTCAAATTGCAAATGGTTATGGAAAGTCTCATTTTTTGGCAAGAATAAACTAGACCCTGCTGTTGATAAATTAATCCTGGATTCCATGCTACAG GGAAATGCGGTCAAACATCATTTTATGAGTCTAGCTCTTGAACACCGAGTTCTAAAGCTGTATGAAGAGAGCGTCGTTGATGAAAGTAAATGTATATTGTGGGTTCCAGATAATTGGTGCAATGACTTTTCCGGGTTCTTAATACATTGTGTTATTGAGCATCAGGAACCCAACGTTACGATCATTATCGAGCAGGAAGTGGTGCAGCTAGACAAGGAAGAGGGTAATCATCAAAACGAGTCATCAGTGAGTCGACATCCTCCAACATATATAGGATATATTTCCTTCACTTCATTGAGGCACACCACATGGTGGAATCCAGCATTCAGTGTGATTTCCTTTTCCTTAGGCGGTACTAAGTTTGAAGTCGAACTCGTTCCTAAGACAGGTAAAGGTAGTCATTACGTTGAAACAACAGAAGACACGACATCGGATTGCTCAGAATTTTGGGACGGGGAACGAGAAGATAGAAAAACGTTTACGATTCAACATGATTCGAAAACCTCTATCAACCTCTTGTGGTGCCCATGCTGA